In Corynebacterium matruchotii, a single genomic region encodes these proteins:
- a CDS encoding class I SAM-dependent RNA methyltransferase, which produces MTTNLTHGDHITTTITRPAHGGVGIGDLDGRVVFVRGTYPGDVVEARITQVKKNYAKATLVDIVTPSPLRVPNRCPAAAHGAGCCDFADLKPEAELELKTTILTGQLTKLGKLAALPSITAQELLPTTGWRSRIRLGVDRAGRAGFRKAHSHDLVTDHRCIQPMPGLLGDGPDSIVGADSNHRFTPGAEVIAVLDDDGTRHVVEVRKPARGRRSEIITKVISGTGDVVQKVGEYTFTLPPTAFWQAHHQALSTYSDLITQWVTGGQYGVEPVGWDLYGGVGALVPALHHALGNNSHIHSVESARIMATSGQVTFGDDVHFHIGLVGNLVDTLPQPDVVVLDPPRVGAGADVVTRIAARKPQRVIHIGCDPATFATDIRAWSQAGYHLSDIVVVNAFPGTHHFETLGLLQP; this is translated from the coding sequence GTGACCACTAACCTCACGCACGGCGACCACATCACCACCACCATCACCAGACCCGCCCACGGCGGCGTGGGCATCGGCGACCTTGACGGGCGCGTCGTTTTCGTCCGCGGCACCTACCCCGGCGACGTGGTGGAAGCCCGCATCACCCAGGTGAAAAAGAACTACGCCAAGGCCACACTCGTCGACATAGTGACCCCCTCACCACTGCGGGTTCCCAACCGGTGTCCCGCCGCCGCCCACGGCGCCGGCTGCTGCGACTTCGCCGACTTGAAACCCGAAGCCGAACTAGAACTCAAAACCACCATCCTCACCGGGCAGCTCACCAAGCTTGGCAAATTGGCTGCTTTGCCGTCGATCACCGCCCAAGAGCTGCTCCCCACCACCGGGTGGCGCAGCCGCATCCGCCTCGGCGTCGACCGGGCAGGGCGTGCCGGGTTCCGCAAAGCCCACTCCCATGACCTGGTCACCGACCACCGCTGCATTCAGCCCATGCCTGGTCTGCTCGGCGACGGCCCCGACAGTATCGTGGGGGCAGACTCGAATCATCGTTTCACCCCCGGTGCGGAAGTTATTGCGGTCCTCGATGACGACGGCACCCGGCACGTGGTGGAAGTCCGCAAACCCGCCCGGGGGCGCCGCAGCGAAATCATCACCAAGGTCATTTCCGGCACCGGCGACGTTGTACAGAAAGTGGGGGAGTACACATTCACCCTGCCCCCCACCGCCTTTTGGCAAGCCCACCACCAGGCATTATCCACCTACTCGGACCTGATTACCCAGTGGGTGACCGGCGGCCAATACGGCGTGGAACCAGTCGGCTGGGATCTCTACGGTGGCGTGGGCGCCCTCGTGCCCGCCCTGCACCACGCCCTAGGAAATAATTCGCACATCCATTCGGTGGAATCCGCCCGGATTATGGCCACCAGCGGCCAAGTCACCTTCGGGGATGACGTGCACTTCCACATCGGACTAGTCGGCAACCTGGTAGACACCCTGCCCCAACCCGACGTTGTCGTGCTCGACCCGCCACGTGTCGGCGCCGGCGCCGACGTGGTAACCCGCATTGCCGCACGAAAACCCCAGCGTGTCATACATATTGGCTGCGACCCAGCCACCTTCGCCACCGACATTCGGGCCTGGTCCCAAGCCGGCTACCACCTCAGCGACATCGTTGTCGTCAACGCATTTCCCGGAACCCACCATTTCGAGACCCTAGGATTGCTACAACCTTGA
- a CDS encoding MarR family winged helix-turn-helix transcriptional regulator yields MNNQPLITTASFKLGVFGTHITQEFSTRIEKLGLSHKQVGLLAIVDAGLANSQRDIATQLGIAPSLVVALADQLVERGAITRARSTTDRRIQIVQLTPAGSQLLHECTTIAHQLDQEIRKGLSPQAQVALDLLLPEIP; encoded by the coding sequence ATGAACAACCAACCACTCATCACCACAGCCAGCTTCAAACTTGGTGTCTTCGGCACCCACATCACCCAAGAATTCAGCACTAGAATCGAAAAACTCGGCCTCAGCCACAAACAAGTAGGACTTCTCGCCATAGTGGACGCCGGACTCGCCAACTCCCAACGCGACATCGCCACCCAACTCGGCATAGCCCCCAGCCTCGTCGTTGCCCTCGCCGACCAACTCGTCGAACGCGGCGCAATCACCCGCGCCCGCAGCACCACCGACCGCCGCATCCAAATCGTGCAACTCACCCCCGCCGGCTCGCAACTATTGCACGAATGCACTACCATCGCGCACCAACTCGACCAAGAAATCCGCAAGGGCCTCAGCCCCCAAGCCCAAGTAGCCCTCGACCTACTGCTCCCCGAAATCCCCTGA
- a CDS encoding MmcQ/YjbR family DNA-binding protein, with protein MATIPLRFSHSDPLLVRVRELALQLPGAQEKVSVGFPAFYTRKVFAWYGMAVKDAAGVWQHPPSVSLLLPREERQAVLAMPDSFVPGYIGPRGWVGLRLTDDTDWVEVGELIEESFRATASKRLVRMLGSGDFGEQ; from the coding sequence ATGGCCACGATACCTTTGCGTTTTTCTCATTCGGATCCTCTGCTTGTGCGGGTGCGCGAGTTGGCGTTGCAGCTGCCTGGCGCGCAGGAAAAGGTGTCGGTGGGGTTTCCGGCATTTTATACCCGGAAGGTTTTTGCGTGGTATGGGATGGCGGTGAAGGATGCTGCGGGGGTGTGGCAGCATCCGCCGTCGGTGTCGTTGTTATTGCCGAGGGAGGAGCGGCAGGCGGTGTTGGCGATGCCGGATTCGTTTGTGCCTGGCTATATTGGTCCGCGTGGTTGGGTGGGGTTGCGGTTGACGGATGACACGGATTGGGTGGAGGTGGGGGAGCTGATTGAGGAGTCGTTTCGCGCCACGGCGTCGAAGCGGCTGGTACGGATGTTGGGGTCAGGGGATTTCGGGGAGCAGTAG
- the dxs gene encoding 1-deoxy-D-xylulose-5-phosphate synthase: protein MNILPTISTPADVKRLDYPELTQLAQEIRDFLVAKVSATGGHLGPNLGVVELTIAIHRIFNSPHDPIIFDTSHQSYVHKILTGRANQFDTLRQKDGLSGYTNRAESEHDWTESSHASAALSYADGLAKAFQLTGQSDRTIIAVVGDGALTGGMCWEALNNIAACHDRKVVIIINDNGRSYSPTIGGLAENLANLRIHNRYDQVMEQGKATLKSLGWVGERTFEALHAFKEGVKSSVIPTEMFSDLGLKYVGPVNGHHQKALDAAMAYARDHDGPLLVHVVTEKGRGYAPAENDVAELMHSTGQINPETGLPLQVKKPDWTGVFSEELLAVARSRDDIVAITAAMPGPTGLTPFQEEFPRRFFDVGIAEQHAIASAAGLALGGMHPVVAVYATFLNRAFDQLLMDVGLLNLPVTVILDRAGVTGSDGASHNGVWDYAITGMVPGIHVAAPRDGDQLKALFHEAIAMDTPTVVRFPKGTLPPVIPAVETLDDGVDIIRYTDASADEDNVPVVLIVAIGAFIGQALAVADALSEAGVAVTVVDPRWVVPVAPTLVTLADAHDLVITIEDGIITGGIGSMIATAMSDAGVFTPIRHLAFPQIFPHHATRDELLAEVGLDDAGCVQSAVAWVDELFPPAASDEDQLEQ from the coding sequence ATGAATATCCTTCCCACAATTTCCACCCCAGCCGATGTGAAGCGCCTGGACTACCCCGAACTTACCCAATTAGCGCAAGAAATCCGGGACTTTCTCGTGGCCAAAGTATCTGCCACCGGCGGCCACCTAGGCCCCAATCTGGGGGTGGTTGAATTGACCATTGCGATTCACCGCATCTTCAATTCCCCCCACGACCCCATCATCTTCGATACCAGCCACCAATCCTATGTGCACAAAATCCTCACCGGCCGGGCCAACCAATTCGACACCCTCCGGCAAAAAGACGGATTAAGTGGCTACACCAACCGGGCCGAAAGCGAACACGACTGGACAGAATCATCCCACGCCTCCGCGGCGCTCAGCTACGCTGATGGCCTGGCCAAAGCCTTCCAACTCACCGGCCAATCCGACCGCACTATCATCGCCGTCGTCGGCGACGGGGCCCTCACCGGCGGCATGTGCTGGGAAGCGCTCAATAACATTGCTGCCTGTCACGACCGTAAAGTCGTCATCATTATCAACGACAATGGCCGCAGCTACTCGCCCACCATTGGTGGCCTGGCCGAAAACCTCGCTAACCTCCGCATTCACAACCGCTATGACCAGGTCATGGAGCAAGGCAAAGCCACCCTGAAATCCCTCGGCTGGGTGGGGGAGCGCACATTCGAAGCGCTCCACGCCTTTAAAGAAGGCGTGAAATCCAGCGTCATCCCCACCGAAATGTTCTCCGACCTGGGGCTCAAATATGTGGGCCCAGTCAACGGACACCACCAAAAAGCCCTCGACGCCGCCATGGCATACGCCCGCGACCACGACGGCCCCCTGCTCGTCCACGTGGTGACGGAAAAAGGCCGCGGCTACGCACCTGCCGAAAACGACGTGGCGGAGCTCATGCACTCCACTGGGCAAATCAACCCCGAAACCGGTCTGCCACTCCAGGTGAAAAAACCCGACTGGACCGGCGTGTTCAGCGAAGAACTCCTTGCCGTGGCCCGCAGCAGAGACGACATCGTAGCCATCACCGCAGCCATGCCCGGACCCACCGGGCTCACCCCATTCCAGGAAGAATTCCCGCGCCGATTCTTCGATGTGGGTATCGCCGAACAGCACGCCATCGCCTCCGCCGCCGGCCTGGCCCTGGGCGGCATGCACCCGGTTGTTGCCGTGTACGCCACATTCCTCAACCGGGCGTTCGATCAGCTCCTCATGGATGTGGGCCTGCTCAACCTACCGGTGACGGTGATATTGGATCGCGCCGGGGTGACTGGTTCGGATGGCGCCAGCCACAATGGGGTGTGGGATTATGCGATCACCGGCATGGTGCCGGGCATTCACGTGGCGGCGCCGCGGGACGGCGACCAGCTCAAAGCGCTATTTCATGAGGCCATCGCCATGGACACCCCCACGGTGGTGCGGTTCCCGAAGGGCACCCTGCCGCCGGTGATCCCGGCGGTGGAAACCCTCGACGATGGGGTGGACATCATTCGCTACACGGACGCCAGCGCGGACGAGGACAACGTGCCGGTGGTGCTGATCGTCGCCATAGGCGCATTTATCGGTCAGGCGTTAGCCGTTGCGGACGCCCTGAGCGAGGCCGGGGTGGCGGTGACCGTGGTCGATCCCCGGTGGGTGGTGCCGGTGGCCCCGACCCTGGTGACCCTGGCGGATGCCCACGATCTCGTCATCACCATTGAGGACGGGATTATTACTGGTGGCATCGGCTCCATGATCGCCACGGCTATGTCCGATGCGGGGGTGTTCACCCCGATCCGGCACCTGGCGTTTCCGCAGATCTTCCCCCACCACGCGACCCGCGACGAGCTCCTGGCCGAGGTGGGCCTGGATGATGCCGGTTGCGTGCAATCGGCGGTGGCCTGGGTGGATGAGCTGTTCCCACCCGCGGCCAGTGACGAAGACCAGCTAGAGCAGTAA